One Vibrio neonatus genomic window carries:
- a CDS encoding SRPBCC family protein has protein sequence MPQVTRSALVSFSAEQMFNLVNDVARYPEFLPGCSGSKVHEADENKMVASVDVAKAGISKTFTTHNVLHAGRRIEMNLVDGPFKRLQGDWFFTPLDEGACKIELKLEFEFSSRMIEMAFGKIFNELTSNMVSAFTQRAKQIYPCYEY, from the coding sequence ATGCCGCAGGTGACCCGTTCAGCATTGGTATCGTTTAGCGCTGAGCAGATGTTTAATTTGGTCAATGATGTCGCGCGCTATCCTGAATTTTTGCCTGGATGTTCCGGTTCTAAAGTCCATGAGGCTGATGAAAATAAGATGGTGGCGTCTGTTGATGTTGCAAAAGCAGGCATTAGCAAAACCTTTACCACTCATAATGTGTTGCATGCTGGCCGTCGTATTGAAATGAATTTAGTGGATGGCCCGTTCAAACGTTTACAAGGTGATTGGTTCTTTACCCCTTTAGATGAAGGCGCCTGTAAGATTGAACTTAAATTAGAATTTGAGTTCTCAAGTCGCATGATTGAGATGGCGTTTGGTAAAATATTTAATGAGTTAACATCTAATATGGTTAGCGCTTTTACTCAAAGAGCTAAGCAAATATACCCGTGTTATGAGTATTGA
- the smpB gene encoding SsrA-binding protein SmpB, which yields MAKKKSKTKATSNTIALNKKARHEYFIADELEAGLELQGWEVKSLRQGKANIAESYVYLKDGEAFISGMSIIPLNQASTHIVANPTRIRKLLLSRKELDNLFGSINRDGMTLTALSLYWSRSWVKIKIGVAKGKKLHDKRTDLKDKDWARDKARVMKSKLR from the coding sequence ATGGCAAAGAAAAAATCAAAAACCAAAGCGACTAGTAATACTATTGCGCTAAATAAAAAAGCCCGTCACGAGTACTTTATCGCAGACGAGCTTGAAGCTGGCTTAGAGCTCCAAGGTTGGGAGGTAAAATCTCTACGTCAAGGTAAAGCAAATATCGCCGAAAGCTACGTCTATTTAAAAGATGGCGAAGCCTTCATTAGTGGTATGAGCATTATCCCGCTAAACCAAGCGTCTACTCACATAGTAGCTAACCCTACTCGTATCCGTAAGCTTCTGCTTTCGCGTAAAGAGCTAGACAACCTTTTCGGTAGCATTAACCGAGACGGCATGACCCTAACAGCACTCTCTCTGTACTGGTCACGCTCGTGGGTTAAAATCAAAATCGGCGTAGCTAAAGGTAAAAAGCTACACGACAAACGAACAGATCTAAAAGATAAAGACTGGGCGCGCGATAAAGCACGAGTTATGAAGAGTAAACTGCGCTAA
- a CDS encoding XRE family transcriptional regulator, giving the protein MAEQALINPRIVTWARHRAGLSEDSLARKLNVKNVKKVIEWESGESRPTFKQAQNIANITSIPFGYLFLPEPPQEELPIPDLRTVANRHVDEVSVDMKEIIKQVMLKQEWYRDYLIKLEEPRLPFIGKYNVNDSVFDVAQDIRDTLGVPLPQKGSWEEYHRTLIKGAEQARILVMRSGIVGNNTHRKLQVSEFRGFAISDDIAPVIFINSSDAPTARLFTLIHELAHLWIGSSGISDLEHSHAEEEKFCNAVAGEFLVPQEAFHRIWNPELGLVTNLTEINRQLHVSKLAAAKRALDCRVIDAETYWKYYRAELNAFRNQKGGKGDFNINAGAKNSKLLSSAVVAEALSGRMLLRDASNLLGIKPNNIKTYARKLAL; this is encoded by the coding sequence ATGGCAGAGCAAGCTTTAATAAATCCAAGGATAGTTACTTGGGCTAGACATCGTGCTGGTCTGAGTGAGGATTCCCTTGCTCGAAAACTAAACGTCAAGAACGTTAAGAAAGTCATTGAATGGGAATCTGGCGAGTCTAGACCCACTTTCAAGCAAGCTCAAAACATAGCTAACATCACTAGTATCCCTTTTGGTTACCTGTTCTTACCTGAACCACCTCAAGAGGAACTTCCTATACCAGATCTACGAACTGTAGCGAATAGACATGTTGATGAAGTCTCTGTCGATATGAAAGAGATCATCAAACAGGTCATGTTAAAACAGGAATGGTATAGAGACTACCTTATCAAGCTTGAAGAACCCCGCTTACCTTTTATTGGCAAATATAACGTCAATGACTCTGTGTTTGATGTAGCCCAAGATATCCGAGATACACTTGGTGTTCCTCTACCACAAAAAGGAAGCTGGGAAGAATATCATCGAACGCTTATCAAAGGTGCCGAGCAAGCTCGTATATTAGTTATGAGAAGTGGCATCGTAGGGAATAACACTCATCGTAAGCTTCAAGTCTCTGAGTTTAGAGGTTTCGCTATTAGCGATGATATTGCCCCTGTTATTTTCATCAATAGCTCTGACGCACCCACTGCTAGACTTTTTACCCTCATTCACGAGCTAGCACATCTATGGATAGGCAGTAGTGGTATATCCGACTTAGAGCATTCCCATGCTGAAGAAGAAAAGTTCTGTAATGCAGTTGCAGGAGAGTTTCTAGTACCACAAGAAGCTTTTCACCGTATTTGGAACCCTGAGCTAGGTCTGGTTACAAACTTAACAGAAATAAATCGTCAGTTGCATGTTAGTAAGCTTGCAGCAGCCAAACGAGCATTAGACTGTCGAGTTATTGATGCTGAAACCTATTGGAAGTACTACCGAGCAGAACTTAACGCTTTTAGAAACCAAAAAGGCGGAAAGGGTGACTTTAATATAAATGCTGGAGCTAAGAATAGTAAGCTTCTCTCTAGTGCAGTTGTAGCAGAAGCATTGAGCGGTAGAATGTTGCTTAGAGACGCTAGCAACCTACTCGGCATTAAGCCAAACAATATAAAAACATATGCGAGAAAACTAGCTCTATGA
- a CDS encoding DUF4411 family protein, which yields MNYLLDANTFIEAKNRYYSMSICPGYWQWILQSNAQAGVASIGFIKDELTNGNDELAQWAKDNPHLFIANDDQPTQIAYTQVVQHVMTLTQMKNGAQAEFLRGADPWLIAKAMTTGAKIVTHEKLDRNIKRKILIPNVCEHFRVEYIDTFELLHELEAQFVMVPAA from the coding sequence ATGAATTACCTGCTGGATGCAAACACCTTTATCGAAGCTAAAAACCGTTACTACTCGATGTCAATATGTCCTGGCTATTGGCAATGGATCTTACAGTCTAATGCACAAGCAGGTGTAGCGAGCATCGGTTTTATAAAGGATGAGTTAACAAATGGTAATGACGAACTAGCTCAGTGGGCGAAAGATAACCCGCATTTATTCATTGCTAATGATGATCAACCAACGCAAATAGCATATACGCAAGTAGTCCAGCATGTTATGACACTAACTCAAATGAAAAATGGCGCACAAGCTGAGTTTCTTCGAGGTGCAGATCCATGGCTTATCGCTAAAGCAATGACTACTGGCGCAAAAATAGTGACGCACGAGAAGCTTGACCGCAATATTAAACGCAAGATCCTTATTCCTAACGTTTGTGAACATTTTAGAGTTGAGTACATCGACACTTTTGAGTTGCTTCATGAACTTGAAGCTCAGTTTGTGATGGTTCCTGCCGCCTAG
- a CDS encoding site-specific integrase, with protein sequence MTLLKRNSVYYAQSKLQSSLVENRSVRTSLKTKCKRKASYLSALIDNEVHHYFSSDEALDAVLAVEKIKSIHTSTRDGKTLSGRSKRKARTVRFKLSKCIDEWLVQKRLERVWTNKSEEDALRKIQLLYTWIPKASDLESYHSSDLRQLANKIKNALLSKGLAAATVNKHLQLYGYIWKWLVRHSYSPINPFERMSLKASRRAQEQRVAQALVVLNKSREASFGAIRGMQKREYYQWLALIGMYSGMRLNEVCQLYLNDIHLHENIWCFKVTDEREDQRVKTPSSVRYVPIHPKILEADLLEYTDDLKAQGYERLMPELSFSRDGYGKNASRWFNERFLQTALCNELRGCKAVVRPHFPRHLIVI encoded by the coding sequence GTGACACTTTTAAAACGAAATAGTGTGTATTACGCACAGAGTAAACTACAAAGTTCATTAGTCGAGAACCGTTCGGTTCGGACTTCTCTCAAAACAAAATGTAAACGAAAAGCCAGTTATCTATCGGCTTTGATAGATAACGAGGTTCATCATTATTTTTCCTCAGATGAAGCCCTAGATGCAGTTCTTGCAGTTGAGAAGATCAAGAGCATTCATACCTCTACTCGTGATGGTAAAACGTTATCAGGTCGTTCAAAGCGCAAAGCCAGAACGGTTCGGTTCAAACTATCTAAATGTATTGATGAATGGTTGGTTCAAAAAAGACTGGAAAGGGTATGGACTAACAAAAGTGAAGAAGATGCTCTTCGAAAGATCCAGCTACTTTATACATGGATACCCAAGGCATCTGATCTTGAAAGTTATCATTCCTCAGACCTTAGGCAGTTAGCTAACAAGATAAAAAACGCCCTTTTATCAAAAGGTTTAGCAGCAGCGACAGTGAATAAACATCTTCAGTTGTACGGGTATATCTGGAAATGGCTAGTTCGTCACAGTTATTCACCTATCAACCCGTTCGAAAGGATGTCTCTCAAGGCCTCCAGGAGAGCGCAAGAGCAGCGTGTAGCACAAGCCTTAGTTGTTCTAAATAAGTCACGAGAAGCCAGTTTTGGTGCTATCCGTGGGATGCAAAAAAGAGAATACTATCAATGGCTAGCGCTCATTGGTATGTATTCAGGTATGAGGTTGAATGAGGTGTGTCAGTTGTATCTTAATGACATCCACCTGCATGAAAATATTTGGTGTTTTAAGGTGACTGATGAGCGAGAGGATCAGAGAGTCAAAACACCTAGTTCGGTTCGTTATGTTCCTATCCACCCAAAGATACTTGAGGCAGATTTGCTTGAGTACACCGATGATCTAAAAGCTCAAGGGTATGAGCGCTTGATGCCTGAGCTGTCATTTTCCAGAGATGGATACGGTAAAAATGCATCTCGGTGGTTCAATGAACGCTTTCTGCAAACTGCTTTGTGTAATGAGCTTAGAGGCTGCAAGGCTGTGGTAAGACCCCACTTCCCTAGACACTTAATAGTTATATAA
- a CDS encoding type II toxin-antitoxin system HipA family toxin, with amino-acid sequence MESLTIQAYILEQWTDIACVTFPKSNEGNFITTEVHYLNEYAIENFEKDDNHAVSLNHPVNFFFDDKGRSGWLRFLDDIIPSGASRRYWVKQLDIGDLAIDQQDFILLKYGTISPVGNLRIKESLPKRTEKSDSLSFTLNDVIDRASDFLDYAQERGAAAGGATGAGGEAPKLLLRYSPKGQIWIDSYQDDVTNQDLYYLVKYPRGSRGKTDSNILRAEYCYYHELTSMGIDTIPIESMRLEEGENYPSLWLPRFDIYVDDKQHMQRYAMESVYSILNKGPGSLLDHEDTIRQLIDKIINSHMVTEQGYQFNIQEFVIEWVKRDLLNIIFGNSDNHGRNTSFIKKEGYIKLAPVYDFAPMKADPEGIPRATKWESPLEVGGEYDFDGIATSLSDLVPKETLLKELKALAQNCLTLKERLEERGTPKQILDMPGIGMDFIAAKLGKWGLI; translated from the coding sequence ATGGAATCACTCACTATACAAGCTTACATACTAGAGCAATGGACTGATATAGCTTGTGTTACCTTCCCTAAAAGTAATGAAGGCAACTTCATAACCACAGAAGTTCATTACCTAAACGAATATGCTATAGAAAACTTCGAGAAAGATGACAACCATGCCGTTTCACTTAATCACCCTGTTAATTTCTTCTTTGACGATAAAGGGCGCTCAGGGTGGCTGAGGTTTCTCGATGACATAATACCGAGTGGAGCGAGTAGACGTTACTGGGTCAAGCAACTGGATATTGGAGATCTAGCTATTGACCAGCAAGATTTCATCCTTTTGAAGTATGGAACTATCTCTCCAGTTGGTAATTTGAGAATAAAGGAATCACTACCAAAGCGGACTGAAAAATCAGATTCACTGTCCTTTACCCTTAATGATGTAATCGATAGAGCTAGTGATTTTTTAGATTACGCACAAGAAAGGGGAGCTGCAGCTGGAGGGGCTACTGGTGCAGGAGGTGAAGCTCCAAAACTACTACTGCGTTACTCCCCAAAAGGGCAAATCTGGATTGACAGTTATCAAGATGACGTTACTAATCAAGATTTATATTATCTAGTAAAGTATCCGCGAGGATCTAGAGGGAAAACTGACAGCAATATTTTACGAGCTGAATATTGTTACTATCATGAGTTAACAAGCATGGGAATCGATACTATTCCAATAGAATCGATGCGATTAGAAGAAGGCGAAAATTACCCTTCTCTCTGGTTACCAAGATTTGATATCTATGTAGATGATAAGCAACACATGCAGCGCTATGCCATGGAGTCGGTTTACTCAATTTTAAATAAAGGACCAGGTAGCCTTCTTGACCATGAGGATACTATTAGACAACTGATTGATAAAATTATAAATAGTCATATGGTTACTGAACAAGGCTATCAATTTAACATCCAAGAATTTGTTATTGAATGGGTAAAAAGGGACTTACTCAATATCATATTTGGCAATAGCGATAACCATGGTAGAAATACTTCTTTCATCAAAAAAGAAGGTTATATAAAACTTGCTCCAGTCTATGATTTTGCTCCAATGAAAGCAGACCCAGAAGGAATACCTAGAGCTACCAAGTGGGAATCACCTTTAGAGGTAGGAGGTGAGTATGATTTTGACGGTATCGCGACTTCACTGTCAGATTTAGTTCCTAAAGAGACTCTATTAAAAGAACTTAAAGCGCTTGCACAAAACTGTCTTACTTTAAAAGAAAGGTTAGAAGAAAGAGGAACACCAAAGCAGATTTTGGATATGCCTGGTATAGGTATGGATTTCATTGCGGCAAAACTTGGTAAATGGGGGCTGATATGA
- a CDS encoding helix-turn-helix transcriptional regulator has product MSSNTDSLNRLDRLSLNTSAESVHDAISRLRLNKEHLSTAITIPKEHAQTSIGQIEKVAKRTPKNVQPISVSERKYKINRVIRSLLMNELTQGLALKELRINVLGVKQDTFAKMVGVSRKTISEIENDRGTFKTDILDKVFKPFGLKVGLVPVSTNLLNLALSSHDD; this is encoded by the coding sequence ATGAGTTCTAACACTGACAGTTTAAACCGATTAGATCGGCTTTCTCTAAACACTTCGGCAGAATCTGTGCATGATGCAATCTCCCGACTTCGTTTGAATAAAGAACACTTAAGTACGGCAATTACAATACCAAAAGAGCATGCTCAAACCTCGATTGGTCAGATTGAAAAAGTGGCAAAGCGTACGCCTAAAAACGTACAACCAATATCAGTATCAGAAAGAAAATATAAGATAAATAGAGTTATTAGATCGTTGCTTATGAACGAACTAACACAAGGATTAGCTCTCAAGGAGCTTAGGATAAACGTGTTAGGTGTCAAACAAGATACTTTTGCCAAAATGGTTGGGGTTTCCAGAAAAACTATATCTGAGATTGAGAATGATCGAGGTACTTTCAAAACTGATATTCTCGATAAAGTATTCAAGCCGTTTGGACTAAAAGTAGGGCTAGTACCTGTATCGACTAACCTACTAAATTTAGCACTTAGCAGCCATGACGACTAA
- a CDS encoding transposase: MRIKMLIFDFIHLGNYDITNLLHQECRCSHFLFESLNSVIRKALKKRKIFPNDEAATKMVYLAIKDASKKWTMPIQNWRQGMSRFIIEFEERLEKHIN; this comes from the coding sequence ATGCGCATTAAAATGTTGATTTTTGATTTTATACACTTGGGAAATTACGATATTACCAATCTTCTTCATCAAGAATGCCGTTGCTCTCATTTTTTGTTTGAATCTCTCAACAGCGTGATACGTAAAGCACTAAAAAAGCGGAAGATCTTCCCAAACGATGAGGCTGCAACGAAAATGGTATACCTAGCGATCAAAGACGCCAGCAAGAAATGGACGATGCCCATTCAAAACTGGCGTCAGGGTATGAGTCGGTTTATTATCGAGTTCGAGGAACGTCTCGAAAAGCACATTAACTAA
- a CDS encoding ATP-binding protein, whose amino-acid sequence MKRSILDKLLSWKNKPSRKPLLIDGARQTGKTYLLQELLGQNFNKVIRIDFLEEPQFREAFSNSLNPDDIITNIELLTGEVFNLATDLLILDEIGECPKAVTALKYFAEKAPQAYIAASGSNIGLLTSFPVGKVEQHNLRPLTFKEFLWASEEKPLIKAFEQQMNSEVAHTKLFDLLTDYYFVGGMPEAVDAWFTHSDRSIIERTELVSDVHSNLIQGYLRDFGKYSDKVDATLIESVFRNIPSQLSSVFDDSVKRFKFKGVHQRKSRYAEYESAITWLHKCRLTLKNYPIDGQPRSPLSAYQKENAIKLFLFDVGLLNHMLTTSYREIKQQGYEYKGYVAENFVQQELAALGYEPTFSWGDARAEIEFVIADEVGRIIPIEVKSGKRTRARSLQSYITKCKPHKTIKLTGTQGSNALEQDNVVMPLYYTQYLNDHLKVPIEN is encoded by the coding sequence ATGAAGCGATCAATCTTAGACAAACTGCTGAGCTGGAAAAATAAACCATCAAGAAAGCCACTCTTGATCGATGGTGCCAGACAGACGGGTAAAACTTATCTGTTACAGGAACTACTAGGTCAAAATTTTAACAAGGTGATAAGAATTGATTTCTTAGAAGAGCCGCAATTCAGAGAAGCATTTTCTAACTCTCTAAATCCTGACGATATCATTACCAATATTGAACTATTAACGGGAGAGGTATTTAACCTCGCTACTGATCTACTGATCCTCGATGAGATAGGTGAGTGTCCAAAAGCGGTCACTGCCTTGAAGTATTTTGCCGAAAAAGCACCCCAAGCTTATATCGCTGCAAGTGGCTCTAACATTGGCTTACTTACATCCTTTCCTGTCGGTAAGGTTGAACAACACAACTTAAGACCATTAACGTTTAAAGAGTTTCTATGGGCAAGTGAAGAAAAGCCACTCATTAAAGCATTTGAGCAGCAAATGAACTCTGAAGTTGCGCATACAAAGCTATTCGATCTGCTTACTGATTATTACTTTGTGGGTGGAATGCCCGAAGCTGTTGATGCGTGGTTTACTCATTCAGACAGGAGTATCATTGAACGAACGGAGCTTGTTTCAGACGTTCACAGCAACTTAATTCAAGGTTACTTACGAGACTTTGGCAAATACTCGGATAAAGTCGATGCCACACTTATAGAGTCCGTATTCAGAAACATTCCTTCACAGTTATCGTCAGTATTTGATGATTCAGTAAAACGTTTCAAGTTTAAAGGCGTCCATCAGCGTAAATCTCGATATGCTGAATACGAAAGTGCCATTACATGGCTACATAAATGCAGGCTAACCTTGAAGAATTACCCTATAGATGGGCAACCTAGATCGCCCTTATCAGCCTATCAAAAAGAGAATGCTATAAAGCTGTTTCTATTTGATGTAGGACTACTTAATCACATGCTCACGACAAGTTACCGTGAAATAAAGCAACAGGGGTACGAATACAAAGGCTACGTTGCTGAAAACTTTGTTCAACAAGAACTTGCAGCACTAGGCTACGAACCGACTTTTTCATGGGGGGATGCTAGAGCTGAGATTGAGTTTGTCATTGCCGATGAGGTTGGTCGTATAATTCCTATAGAAGTAAAGAGCGGCAAAAGGACTCGTGCTAGGTCACTGCAATCCTATATAACGAAGTGTAAGCCACACAAGACAATCAAGTTAACAGGAACACAAGGCTCCAATGCACTAGAGCAAGACAATGTTGTAATGCCTTTGTATTACACACAATACTTGAACGATCACCTTAAGGTTCCGATAGAGAATTAA
- a CDS encoding DMT family transporter: MLVKSLREQRNTISFTEPMLLLVAIFWGTSYGLTKEALAYSSVLVFIILRFLLTFLVMLPVVIRDFKQDLNRDWKVAIPTGLVLSAIFFCEVFGVSQTSASNAAFLISLSVIFTTFAELLINKKKVSLLLWGMSFASVLGVFLLTYQPRNTYNLNVGDYFILGAAVLRAIMVTTTKCLIEGKSITTSTLTSLQSLTVALVTLLVASIYLPVNQLILPEQPKFWLILLYLVLCCTLFAFFVQNYAVRRTSPTRVSLLMGSEPLFGAAFAMLWLDESLSVIQLFGGLIILICVLMTSIKIKS, encoded by the coding sequence ATGCTAGTCAAATCACTTCGAGAACAGCGAAATACCATATCATTTACTGAGCCAATGTTACTTCTAGTTGCGATTTTCTGGGGAACCAGTTACGGGCTAACTAAGGAGGCATTAGCTTATTCTAGCGTTTTAGTTTTTATCATATTACGTTTTTTATTGACCTTTCTGGTGATGCTACCCGTTGTGATAAGGGACTTTAAGCAAGATCTTAATAGAGATTGGAAAGTCGCTATCCCCACAGGCTTGGTTTTATCTGCGATCTTCTTTTGCGAAGTTTTTGGTGTATCACAGACATCAGCATCTAATGCCGCTTTTTTGATTAGCTTATCGGTGATCTTTACGACGTTTGCAGAACTATTAATCAACAAGAAAAAGGTGTCGTTACTTTTATGGGGGATGAGTTTTGCTAGTGTGTTGGGTGTTTTCTTGCTTACCTATCAACCCCGTAATACATATAACTTAAATGTCGGTGATTACTTTATTTTAGGTGCGGCAGTATTGAGGGCAATAATGGTTACGACAACTAAATGCTTAATCGAGGGTAAATCAATCACCACAAGTACGCTTACTTCCTTACAGTCATTAACGGTCGCTTTAGTCACATTGTTAGTAGCAAGTATCTATTTACCTGTGAATCAACTGATTCTGCCTGAACAGCCAAAATTTTGGTTGATTCTGCTTTATTTGGTGTTGTGCTGCACGCTGTTTGCATTTTTCGTACAGAACTACGCTGTCCGCCGAACCTCGCCGACACGTGTTTCTTTATTGATGGGGAGTGAGCCATTATTCGGAGCAGCATTCGCGATGCTCTGGCTTGACGAATCTTTGAGTGTAATACAATTGTTTGGAGGACTGATTATCCTAATTTGTGTGTTGATGACTTCGATAAAGATAAAATCCTAG
- a CDS encoding LysR family transcriptional regulator: MNINQMISLLPEMAIFVHVAESESFSSTAKSLGVAPSSVSRSVTRLENALEQKLLHRTTRKMRLTHKGEEIYHICRDIMKSAKLVTNAVKSDNAKISGALKVAAPKALAKQVLMPAILDFMTLHPNVDFQLNVTDQPIDLIRDDIDLLIHITDTPIEAMVGKVLAECRLIMCASPAYITQYGEPLSPQHLLKHNCLCLGEDLKDRNWKLTSSNQTCSINVEGTFHVNHSEIRREAVLRGLGISIFPEFSIQQYIHSGEVVPLLSDWRISGNYQGEIIAQYPQSKYLPTQLTHFVKYLVEYFQRKNSEKNQP; encoded by the coding sequence TTGAACATAAATCAGATGATTTCTTTGCTGCCAGAAATGGCTATTTTTGTTCATGTTGCTGAGTCTGAAAGTTTCTCCAGTACCGCTAAGTCTTTAGGAGTAGCACCTTCATCTGTGAGCCGCTCTGTCACTCGACTTGAAAATGCTCTAGAGCAAAAGTTATTGCATCGCACCACCAGAAAAATGCGCTTAACCCATAAAGGCGAGGAAATTTATCATATATGCCGTGACATAATGAAAAGTGCAAAGCTTGTGACAAATGCAGTTAAATCAGACAATGCAAAGATTAGTGGAGCTTTGAAAGTTGCCGCGCCAAAAGCGCTTGCTAAACAAGTTTTAATGCCTGCCATCCTAGATTTTATGACACTGCACCCTAATGTGGATTTTCAACTCAATGTCACAGACCAACCTATTGATTTAATTCGTGATGATATTGATTTACTGATTCATATTACTGATACTCCCATTGAAGCAATGGTGGGAAAAGTTTTAGCAGAATGCCGATTAATTATGTGTGCTAGCCCAGCGTATATTACTCAATATGGTGAACCTCTATCCCCACAGCATCTACTGAAACATAATTGCTTATGCCTTGGTGAAGATCTTAAAGATCGCAATTGGAAGTTAACTTCGTCGAACCAAACTTGTTCTATTAATGTGGAGGGAACGTTTCATGTCAATCATAGTGAAATTCGAAGAGAAGCAGTCTTACGTGGTCTAGGTATTTCTATTTTCCCTGAATTTTCTATTCAGCAATATATTCATTCTGGTGAGGTTGTGCCTTTATTAAGTGACTGGCGTATCAGTGGTAATTACCAAGGCGAGATTATCGCGCAGTATCCACAATCAAAATATTTACCGACTCAATTAACACACTTTGTAAAATATTTAGTAGAGTATTTTCAAAGAAAAAATAGCGAGAAAAATCAACCCTAA
- a CDS encoding DUF4823 domain-containing protein, with translation MALNTNIKLKSGDSVYIAQSKDGIYGSKHYQGSGQMVNQVIQAELLTKLNHIDTATAYSSYKDTIQYATENNYDFLIYPTILHWEDRATEWSGIPDKVKLKITIIDLKTHTEVKTGIIDGQSGLATLGGDHPQDLLPEPIKAFMQDVL, from the coding sequence ATGGCATTAAATACCAATATTAAGCTGAAGTCAGGAGACTCTGTGTACATTGCACAGTCAAAAGATGGCATATATGGTAGCAAACACTATCAAGGTTCAGGTCAGATGGTAAACCAAGTCATTCAAGCTGAGCTGCTCACTAAGCTAAACCATATAGACACCGCAACGGCGTATAGTTCTTATAAAGATACTATTCAGTACGCCACCGAAAATAACTATGACTTCCTTATTTACCCAACCATTTTACACTGGGAAGATCGTGCGACGGAATGGTCTGGTATCCCTGATAAAGTGAAATTAAAAATAACGATTATTGACTTAAAAACCCATACCGAAGTAAAAACGGGCATTATTGACGGGCAGAGTGGCCTTGCTACATTAGGAGGAGATCACCCACAAGATTTATTACCAGAACCTATCAAGGCATTTATGCAAGACGTCCTATAA